In Rhodanobacter humi, the following are encoded in one genomic region:
- a CDS encoding leucyl aminopeptidase, whose product MTLQFSLTTAAPETADTACILVGVYEQGVLTSAAARVDGATGGAIKRQVESGDISGKAGSSTLLYAPIGIAAKRVLVVGLGTQKGFDAARYQKVAIEAARALGRLPVNEAVSYLAEADVPDRDAAWRVRTAALSADHAAYRYTATFKPREKSAQPELAALAFAAGADAEAGLTQARGIAEGVRFARELANLPPNICTPAYIAAQAQAFADAHDKVDCRVLDHVEMEKLGFGSLLAVGRGSANKPKLIALQYHGGAEGVAPYAFVGKGITFDTGGISLKPGPGMEEMKFDMGGAAGVLGAFVAAVKMGVGQNLVCVVPSAENMPDGDSYRPGDVLTSLSGLTIEVLNTDAEGRLILCDALTWTARTFQPQAMVDAATLTGACVIALGKHASGLFSKHDDLAAELLAAGEHALDRAWRMPLWDDYQVQLDSGFADVANIGGKSAGAITAACFLSRFAEGQRWAHLDIAGTAWDEGRKGLATGRPVALLAQWLIDRGA is encoded by the coding sequence ATGACCCTCCAGTTCAGCCTGACCACCGCTGCCCCCGAAACCGCCGACACTGCCTGCATTCTGGTGGGCGTGTACGAACAGGGCGTGCTGACCAGCGCGGCCGCCCGCGTGGACGGTGCCACCGGTGGAGCGATCAAGCGCCAGGTGGAGAGCGGCGACATCAGCGGCAAGGCCGGCAGCAGCACGCTGCTCTACGCGCCGATCGGCATCGCGGCGAAGCGCGTGCTGGTGGTGGGCCTGGGCACGCAGAAGGGTTTCGACGCGGCGCGCTACCAGAAGGTGGCGATCGAGGCCGCCCGCGCGCTGGGCAGGCTGCCCGTGAACGAAGCGGTGTCGTACCTCGCCGAGGCGGACGTGCCGGACCGCGACGCCGCCTGGCGCGTGCGCACCGCCGCGCTGTCCGCCGACCACGCCGCCTACCGCTACACCGCCACGTTCAAGCCGCGCGAGAAGAGCGCGCAGCCGGAACTGGCCGCGCTCGCCTTCGCCGCGGGCGCCGATGCGGAAGCCGGCCTGACGCAGGCCCGCGGCATCGCCGAGGGCGTGCGCTTCGCGCGCGAACTGGCCAACCTGCCGCCGAACATCTGCACGCCCGCCTACATCGCCGCGCAGGCGCAGGCCTTTGCCGACGCGCACGACAAGGTCGATTGCCGCGTGCTCGACCACGTGGAGATGGAGAAGCTCGGCTTCGGTTCGCTGCTCGCGGTGGGTCGCGGCTCGGCGAACAAGCCGAAGCTGATCGCGCTGCAGTACCACGGCGGCGCCGAGGGCGTTGCGCCCTATGCCTTCGTCGGCAAGGGCATCACCTTCGACACCGGCGGCATCAGCCTCAAGCCCGGCCCCGGCATGGAGGAGATGAAGTTCGACATGGGCGGCGCGGCCGGCGTGCTCGGCGCCTTCGTCGCCGCGGTGAAGATGGGCGTCGGGCAGAACCTGGTCTGCGTGGTGCCTTCGGCCGAGAACATGCCCGACGGCGACAGCTACCGCCCTGGCGACGTGCTCACCAGCCTGTCCGGCCTCACCATCGAGGTGCTCAACACCGATGCCGAGGGCCGGCTGATCCTGTGCGACGCGCTGACCTGGACCGCGCGGACGTTCCAGCCGCAGGCGATGGTCGACGCCGCCACGCTCACCGGCGCCTGCGTGATCGCGCTGGGCAAGCACGCCAGCGGCCTGTTCAGCAAACACGACGACCTTGCCGCCGAGCTGCTCGCCGCGGGCGAGCACGCGCTGGACCGTGCGTGGCGCATGCCGCTGTGGGACGACTACCAGGTGCAGCTCGACTCCGGCTTCGCCGACGTCGCCAACATCGGCGGCAAGAGCGCCGGCGCGATCACCGCCGCCTGCTTCCTGTCGCGCTTCGCCGAAGGCCAGCGCTGGGCGCATCTGGACATCGCCGGCACGGCCTGGGACGAGGGCCGCAAGGGCCTCGCCACCGGTCGCCCGGTGGCGCTGCTGGCACAGTGGCTGATCGACCGCGGCGCGTAA
- a CDS encoding DNA polymerase III subunit chi, whose product MPRADFYLIDKPRFREQPLLLVCELVKRAFAAQQPTLILTRDHAQAEAIDELLWAFDEDAFIPHQLAGDDDDAGTAVLIVPPGVDTPDRPLVINLREGCAGGQFQRVLEVVPADEAERTGSRERWSEYKRRGFELHKNDM is encoded by the coding sequence ATGCCCCGCGCCGACTTCTACCTGATCGACAAGCCGCGCTTCCGCGAACAGCCGCTGCTCCTGGTATGCGAGCTGGTGAAGCGCGCGTTCGCGGCGCAGCAGCCCACGCTGATCCTCACCCGCGACCACGCGCAGGCCGAGGCGATCGACGAATTGCTGTGGGCGTTCGACGAGGATGCCTTCATCCCGCACCAGCTCGCCGGCGACGACGACGATGCAGGTACCGCGGTGCTGATCGTGCCGCCGGGCGTGGACACGCCGGATCGCCCGCTGGTCATCAACCTGCGCGAGGGCTGCGCCGGCGGCCAGTTCCAGCGCGTGCTGGAAGTGGTGCCGGCCGACGAGGCGGAGCGCACGGGATCGCGCGAACGCTGGAGCGAATACAAGCGTCGCGGCTTCGAGCTGCACAAGAACGACATGTAA
- a CDS encoding hybrid sensor histidine kinase/response regulator, with protein MLSAGLSGLLLLIAVPASAKATAPPAPAVAAVPMVTPQFRRYGVPDGLPSSNVYAVVQDHAGAIWFGTKGGIARYDGVHFKVFRHVANDPGSLYDNGVAALLVDDHNRLWAGGLNGGLNRYDAATGKFEHWGHDPDDPASLASDRTWSLAQTPDGTLWVGTGQGLDRMRPDGRGFEHVSYQAPGGKAESFGLVGALYVDARGQLWIGSDLGVFRRDAQGQVHPVLAADPRQSMSAWSIGGNGDEVRIATIRGLMVVGSDGLARHFGGSTIPATNVMASVRDDAGRLWVGTQRGLFMQPRADAPVMPVTNQPALNGDLPGTWVWQMLVDRAGGLWFALFDGGIGYLAPGWDSFSRFTHIPDDPASLRDSIATTMARGKDGRHVWVGERAGRVDRLDPVTGQVEHSYSDLGGDVVGMTEDARGRLWVVVQGAIEVCDDPRRPCMRVDPAGSSGMRRPLEVEPGPDDKMYARTFGEGIFRIDPDTLAVSPVAMDQANEKVRWGSQMTLHDGVFWYASDGGMMRLDGARDRFVMAPGPPKGQSVDAFAFTPHGIWMANANGMTHYRIEGDGKLVRERTVEAAHGWPSINVVDLKVDTGGRVWVFGHDGLWRFDPANGRFRSFGLQDGLANGEFSRGYALMPSGYLYAPTLGGVVAFDPDRIGVQKTVPPLAITGISVRRHGTQQALPIGAGVVKVGWRDRQLDIRARVYSYLDPADNHYRFFLHGFDPGWVDVGNQGERDLSGLGSGDYTLDVMATGAEGVWSHLAQPLRIHVQAPPWLRWWAWLLYALALAAVVGWIMWAWRRRLAQRHRIELIEQRRALAEQASAAKTQFLATLSHEIRTPMTGVMGMAELLLNTPLDPKQQDYTRAMQRSGSMLLKLLNDALDLVRIDAGRLELEPAPFDPRQLVEDVAQLEQGQAWSKGLRFVVEIADDLPAQAIGDAVRVKQVLLNLANNALKFTAHGSVTLRAARGGDALLFSVIDTGPGIPEGSQARLFQRFEQEESPQRRAGSGLGLAICRELVEMMGGSIELQSRLGHGSSFLVRLPLIEVGHAADEQASPSPADEHPLRLLLVEDDPIVAAVITGLLQQQGHMACHVANGLLALAELERNRYDAVLLDLDLPGVDGFQVARLIRQREAGKHLPIVAVTARSGETDEAHAREAGMDGFLRKPLSGEQLAAMLAWVLRGAGGGELAMAG; from the coding sequence ATGCTGTCGGCAGGTTTGTCCGGCCTGCTCCTGCTCATCGCGGTGCCCGCGTCCGCGAAGGCGACCGCCCCGCCGGCTCCCGCCGTGGCGGCGGTGCCCATGGTCACGCCGCAGTTCCGCCGCTACGGCGTGCCCGATGGCTTGCCCAGTTCCAATGTCTACGCCGTGGTGCAGGATCACGCCGGGGCGATCTGGTTCGGCACCAAGGGCGGCATCGCGCGCTACGACGGCGTGCATTTCAAGGTGTTCCGCCACGTGGCGAACGATCCGGGTTCGCTGTACGACAACGGCGTCGCCGCGCTGCTGGTGGATGACCACAACCGCCTGTGGGCGGGTGGCCTCAATGGGGGACTGAACCGCTACGACGCGGCCACCGGCAAGTTCGAGCACTGGGGACACGACCCTGACGATCCCGCCAGCCTCGCCAGCGACCGCACCTGGTCGCTCGCGCAGACGCCGGACGGCACGCTGTGGGTGGGCACGGGGCAAGGGCTGGACCGCATGCGGCCGGATGGCCGCGGCTTCGAGCACGTGAGCTACCAGGCGCCCGGCGGCAAGGCCGAGAGCTTCGGCCTGGTCGGCGCGCTCTATGTCGATGCCCGCGGCCAGCTGTGGATCGGCAGCGACCTCGGCGTGTTCCGCCGCGATGCGCAGGGGCAGGTGCACCCGGTGCTGGCCGCCGATCCGCGGCAGTCGATGTCGGCCTGGAGCATCGGCGGGAATGGCGACGAGGTGCGCATCGCTACCATCCGTGGCCTGATGGTGGTGGGGTCGGACGGCCTGGCACGGCATTTCGGCGGCAGCACGATTCCCGCCACCAACGTGATGGCCAGCGTGCGCGACGATGCCGGGCGGCTGTGGGTCGGCACGCAGCGCGGGCTGTTCATGCAGCCGCGTGCGGACGCCCCGGTGATGCCGGTGACCAACCAGCCCGCGTTGAACGGCGACCTGCCCGGCACCTGGGTATGGCAGATGCTGGTCGATCGCGCCGGGGGACTGTGGTTCGCGCTGTTCGACGGCGGCATCGGCTACCTGGCGCCGGGCTGGGACAGCTTCAGCCGCTTCACCCACATTCCGGACGATCCGGCCAGCTTGCGCGACTCGATCGCCACCACCATGGCGCGCGGCAAGGACGGTCGCCATGTCTGGGTGGGCGAGCGTGCCGGCCGGGTGGACCGGCTCGACCCCGTCACCGGGCAGGTGGAGCACAGCTACTCGGATCTCGGCGGCGACGTGGTCGGCATGACCGAGGACGCGCGCGGACGCCTGTGGGTGGTGGTGCAGGGGGCGATCGAGGTGTGCGACGACCCGCGCCGTCCCTGCATGCGCGTCGATCCCGCGGGCAGCAGCGGCATGCGGCGTCCGCTGGAGGTGGAGCCGGGTCCGGACGACAAGATGTATGCGCGCACCTTCGGCGAAGGCATCTTCCGCATCGATCCGGACACGCTGGCGGTGAGTCCGGTGGCGATGGATCAGGCCAACGAGAAGGTGCGCTGGGGCAGCCAGATGACGCTGCACGATGGCGTGTTCTGGTACGCCAGCGACGGCGGCATGATGCGGCTGGACGGCGCGCGCGACCGCTTCGTGATGGCGCCGGGGCCGCCGAAGGGGCAGAGCGTGGATGCGTTCGCGTTCACCCCGCACGGCATCTGGATGGCCAATGCGAACGGCATGACGCACTACCGCATCGAAGGCGACGGCAAGCTGGTGCGCGAGCGCACGGTGGAAGCGGCGCACGGCTGGCCGTCGATCAACGTGGTGGACCTCAAGGTGGATACCGGGGGCCGGGTCTGGGTGTTCGGTCACGACGGCCTGTGGCGCTTCGACCCGGCGAACGGGCGTTTCCGTTCCTTCGGCCTGCAGGACGGGCTTGCCAACGGCGAGTTCTCGCGCGGCTACGCCCTCATGCCCAGCGGTTACCTGTATGCACCGACCCTGGGCGGCGTGGTGGCCTTCGATCCGGACCGGATCGGCGTGCAGAAGACGGTGCCGCCACTGGCGATCACCGGCATCAGCGTTCGCCGGCACGGCACGCAGCAGGCGCTGCCGATCGGCGCCGGGGTGGTGAAGGTGGGCTGGCGCGACCGCCAGCTGGACATCCGGGCGCGCGTGTACTCGTACCTCGATCCCGCGGACAACCACTATCGCTTCTTCCTGCACGGCTTCGATCCCGGCTGGGTGGACGTGGGCAACCAGGGCGAGCGCGACCTCTCCGGCCTGGGCAGCGGCGACTACACGCTGGACGTGATGGCGACGGGCGCGGAGGGTGTGTGGTCGCATCTGGCGCAGCCACTGCGCATCCACGTGCAGGCGCCGCCGTGGCTGCGCTGGTGGGCGTGGCTGCTGTACGCGCTGGCGCTGGCGGCGGTGGTGGGCTGGATCATGTGGGCGTGGCGGCGGCGGCTGGCGCAGCGCCACCGGATCGAGCTGATCGAGCAGCGGCGCGCGCTGGCCGAGCAGGCCAGCGCGGCGAAGACGCAGTTCCTCGCCACGCTGAGCCACGAGATCCGCACGCCGATGACCGGCGTGATGGGCATGGCCGAGCTGCTCTTGAACACGCCGCTGGACCCGAAGCAGCAGGACTACACGCGGGCGATGCAACGCTCCGGCAGCATGCTGCTGAAGCTGCTCAACGACGCGCTGGACCTGGTGCGCATCGACGCCGGGCGGCTGGAGCTGGAGCCGGCGCCGTTCGACCCGCGTCAGCTGGTCGAGGACGTGGCGCAGCTGGAGCAGGGCCAGGCCTGGAGCAAGGGCCTGCGCTTCGTGGTGGAGATCGCCGACGACCTGCCGGCGCAGGCGATCGGCGACGCGGTGCGCGTCAAGCAGGTGCTGCTGAACCTCGCGAACAATGCGCTGAAGTTCACCGCGCACGGCAGCGTGACGCTGCGTGCCGCGCGCGGCGGCGACGCTCTCTTGTTCAGCGTCATCGACACCGGCCCGGGCATTCCCGAAGGCAGCCAGGCGCGGCTGTTCCAGCGCTTCGAGCAGGAAGAGAGCCCGCAGCGCCGCGCCGGCAGCGGGTTGGGCCTGGCGATCTGCCGCGAGCTGGTGGAGATGATGGGCGGCAGCATCGAGCTGCAATCGCGGCTGGGGCACGGCAGCAGTTTTCTGGTGCGCCTGCCGTTGATCGAGGTGGGCCACGCCGCGGATGAACAAGCCTCGCCATCACCCGCTGATGAACATCCGCTGCGCCTGCTGCTGGTGGAGGACGACCCGATCGTGGCGGCCGTCATCACCGGCCTGTTGCAGCAGCAGGGCCATATGGCCTGCCACGTGGCGAACGGCTTGCTGGCCTTGGCCGAGCTGGAGCGGAACCGTTACGACGCGGTGCTGCTGGACCTGGACCTGCCGGGCGTGGACGGTTTCCAGGTGGCGCGGTTGATCCGCCAGCGCGAGGCGGGAAAGCACCTGCCGATCGTGGCGGTGACGGCCCGCTCGGGCGAGACGGACGAGGCGCACGCGCGTGAGGCGGGCATGGACGGCTTCCTGCGCAAGCCGCTCAGTGGCGAGCAACTGGCGGCGATGCTGGCTTGGGTGTTGCGCGGAGCGGGCGGGGGCGAGCTGGCGATGGCCGGCTGA
- a CDS encoding hybrid sensor histidine kinase/response regulator, with amino-acid sequence MSAAMPLAAGGGAGQAGAAAASAAPGTGLLPTPQFRHYDTGDGLPSSAINAVVQDERGFMWFGGSGGLVRYDGVEFKAYAHTPGDADTLSSNDITQLVCATDGRLWIATGDAGLDRLDPATGHFEHWRHDPKRPDSLSGDAVLALARDRDGSLWVGTREGLDHLSADGRQVQHVPYLQAAGGGSGNSSRDRMVGALKVDDDGVLWIGTWSGLLLKRLPDGSIRQVEVVHGQDKPDQIWRINGSGKDLRIGTRLGLLHVDADGVARPMFSAAQMKPEYVFDSTRDHTGRLWMVTLHGVVMDDPRTGIHRFHSQPLVLGGLPGEWTWRVVADREGGLWFTFYDGGIAYLAPGWEGFSRYTHVPDDPASLRDTLASVVAPSADGKLWVGERGKIDKLDPLTGEVRHVVDGVNTEVISMVDDGSSLWFTVRGALQRFKDGKLTTIDPEHRQFSRPEVLVLGDDGALYLTVAKYGVVRIDTRTLQVTPVPMPADAKDVDLRVSGLDWHDGALWYASGAGLMRWSPASQRMEFVPGIPRGEDVLAFTSIGPTFWLVRGDGLEHYHWEGDRAVRDRLVGTAQGWKNPVTLGMHVDRLGRLWIFSQVGLWRYDPRDGGFKHFGAQDGLVNNEFLSGPVRPVPGGPLFAPTQGGVIGFNPMQLHERPAVPSPAVTALDVRGSRGMRALPTNQRDIGLVWNDRDLRIGVRALSFVNPRANRYRFRLDGVDDDWVDTGNSGDREFVGMHAGDYTLHVEAAGAYGGWGRLTQPLHIHVQAPPWLRWWAWLLYALALAAVVGWIMWAWRRRLAQRHRIELIEQRRALAEQASAAKTQFLATLSHEIRTPMTGVMGMAELLLNTPLDPKQQDYTRAMQRSGSMLLKLLNDALDLVRIDAGRLELEPAPFDPRQLVEDVAQLEQGQAWSKGLRFVVEIADDLPAQAIGDAVRVKQVLLNLANNALKFTAHGSVTLRAARGGDALLFSVIDTGPGIPEGSQARLFQRFEQEESPQRRAGSGLGLAICRELVEMMGGSIELQSRLGHGSSFLVRLPLIEVGHAADEQASPSPADEHPLRLLLVEDDPIVAAVITGLLQQQGHAACHVANGLLALAELERNRYDAVLLDLDLPGVDGFQVARLIRQREAGKHLPIVAVTARSGETDEAHAREAGMDGFLRKPLSGEQLAAMLARVLRATGDEEDAEAVAAG; translated from the coding sequence TTGTCCGCTGCCATGCCGTTGGCCGCCGGCGGCGGCGCGGGGCAGGCAGGCGCCGCGGCGGCGAGCGCCGCACCAGGCACGGGCCTGCTGCCCACGCCGCAGTTCAGGCACTACGACACCGGCGACGGCTTGCCCAGTTCGGCGATCAATGCCGTGGTGCAGGATGAGCGCGGCTTCATGTGGTTCGGCGGTTCCGGCGGCCTGGTGCGCTACGACGGCGTGGAGTTCAAGGCCTACGCGCACACGCCCGGCGACGCGGATACCTTGTCCTCGAATGACATCACCCAACTGGTATGCGCCACGGACGGGCGACTGTGGATCGCCACGGGCGATGCCGGGCTGGATCGGCTCGATCCGGCCACCGGCCATTTCGAGCACTGGCGCCACGATCCGAAGCGTCCGGACAGCCTGTCCGGCGACGCGGTGCTGGCGCTTGCGCGCGATCGCGACGGCAGCCTGTGGGTGGGCACCCGCGAGGGGCTCGACCACTTGTCGGCGGACGGCCGCCAGGTGCAGCACGTGCCCTACCTGCAGGCCGCGGGTGGCGGTTCCGGCAACAGCAGCCGGGACAGGATGGTCGGCGCGCTGAAGGTCGACGACGACGGCGTGCTGTGGATCGGCACCTGGTCGGGATTGCTGCTGAAGCGGCTGCCGGACGGCAGCATCCGGCAGGTCGAGGTCGTGCACGGCCAAGACAAGCCCGACCAGATCTGGCGCATCAACGGCAGCGGCAAGGACCTGCGCATCGGTACGCGGCTGGGCCTGCTGCACGTGGACGCCGACGGCGTGGCGCGGCCGATGTTCAGCGCCGCGCAGATGAAACCGGAATACGTCTTCGACAGCACGCGCGACCACACCGGACGCCTGTGGATGGTGACGCTGCACGGCGTGGTGATGGACGACCCGCGCACCGGCATCCATCGCTTCCACAGCCAGCCGCTGGTGCTGGGCGGCTTGCCGGGCGAGTGGACCTGGCGCGTCGTCGCGGATCGCGAAGGCGGCCTGTGGTTCACCTTCTACGACGGCGGCATCGCCTACCTGGCGCCCGGCTGGGAGGGCTTCTCGCGCTACACGCACGTGCCCGACGATCCCGCCAGCCTGCGCGATACGCTGGCCTCCGTGGTGGCGCCCAGCGCGGACGGCAAGCTGTGGGTGGGCGAGCGCGGCAAGATCGACAAGCTGGATCCGCTTACCGGCGAGGTCCGGCACGTGGTCGATGGCGTGAACACCGAAGTGATCTCGATGGTCGACGACGGCAGCAGCCTGTGGTTCACCGTGCGCGGGGCGCTGCAGCGATTCAAGGACGGCAAGCTCACGACGATCGATCCGGAGCACCGCCAGTTCAGCCGGCCCGAAGTGCTGGTGCTGGGCGACGACGGCGCGTTGTACCTGACGGTGGCGAAGTATGGCGTGGTCCGGATCGATACCCGGACGCTGCAGGTGACGCCGGTGCCGATGCCGGCGGACGCGAAGGACGTCGACCTGCGGGTGTCGGGCCTGGACTGGCACGACGGCGCGCTCTGGTATGCGAGCGGTGCAGGCCTGATGCGCTGGAGCCCCGCCAGCCAGCGCATGGAATTCGTGCCCGGCATCCCCCGGGGCGAAGACGTGCTTGCCTTCACCTCGATCGGGCCGACGTTCTGGCTGGTGCGCGGCGACGGGCTGGAGCATTACCACTGGGAAGGCGACCGGGCCGTGCGCGATCGCCTGGTGGGGACGGCGCAGGGTTGGAAAAATCCGGTGACGCTCGGCATGCATGTGGACCGGCTCGGGCGCCTGTGGATCTTCAGCCAGGTCGGGTTGTGGCGCTACGACCCGCGCGACGGCGGCTTCAAGCACTTCGGTGCGCAGGACGGCCTGGTCAACAACGAATTCCTCAGCGGCCCGGTGCGGCCGGTGCCCGGCGGGCCGCTGTTTGCCCCCACGCAAGGCGGCGTGATCGGCTTCAACCCCATGCAGCTGCATGAGCGGCCGGCGGTGCCGTCGCCGGCGGTGACTGCCCTCGACGTGCGCGGCAGCCGGGGCATGCGGGCCTTGCCGACCAACCAGCGCGACATCGGCCTGGTCTGGAACGACCGCGACTTGCGCATCGGCGTGCGCGCGCTTTCCTTCGTCAATCCGCGGGCGAACCGCTACCGCTTCCGGTTGGACGGGGTGGACGACGACTGGGTCGACACGGGCAACAGCGGCGACCGCGAATTCGTGGGCATGCATGCCGGCGACTACACCTTGCATGTCGAGGCGGCCGGCGCCTACGGCGGGTGGGGCCGCCTGACGCAGCCGCTGCACATCCACGTGCAGGCGCCGCCGTGGCTGCGCTGGTGGGCGTGGCTGCTGTACGCGCTGGCGCTGGCGGCGGTGGTGGGCTGGATCATGTGGGCGTGGCGGCGGCGACTGGCGCAGCGCCACCGGATCGAGCTGATCGAGCAGCGGCGCGCGCTGGCCGAGCAGGCCAGCGCGGCGAAGACGCAGTTCCTCGCCACGCTGAGCCACGAGATCCGCACGCCGATGACCGGCGTGATGGGCATGGCCGAGCTGCTCTTGAACACGCCGCTGGACCCGAAGCAGCAGGACTACACGCGGGCGATGCAACGCTCCGGCAGCATGCTGCTGAAGCTGCTCAACGACGCGCTGGACCTGGTGCGCATCGACGCCGGGCGGCTGGAGCTGGAGCCGGCGCCGTTCGACCCGCGTCAGCTGGTCGAGGACGTGGCGCAGCTGGAGCAGGGCCAGGCCTGGAGCAAGGGCCTGCGCTTCGTGGTGGAGATCGCCGACGACCTGCCGGCGCAGGCGATCGGCGACGCGGTGCGCGTCAAGCAGGTGCTGCTGAACCTCGCGAACAATGCGCTGAAGTTCACCGCGCACGGCAGCGTGACGCTGCGTGCCGCGCGCGGCGGCGACGCTCTCTTGTTCAGCGTCATCGACACCGGCCCGGGCATTCCCGAAGGCAGCCAGGCGCGGCTGTTCCAGCGCTTCGAGCAGGAAGAGAGCCCGCAGCGCCGCGCCGGCAGCGGGCTGGGCCTGGCGATCTGTCGCGAGCTGGTGGAGATGATGGGCGGCAGCATCGAGCTGCAATCGCGGCTGGGGCACGGCAGCAGTTTCCTGGTGCGCCTGCCGTTGATCGAGGTGGGCCACGCCGCGGATGAACAAGCCTCACCATCACCCGCGGATGAACATCCGCTGCGCCTGCTGCTGGTGGAGGACGACCCGATCGTGGCGGCCGTCATCACCGGGTTGTTGCAGCAGCAGGGCCATGCGGCCTGCCACGTGGCGAACGGCTTGCTGGCCTTGGCCGAGCTGGAGCGGAACCGCTACGACGCGGTGCTGCTGGACCTGGACCTGCCGGGGGTGGACGGTTTCCAGGTGGCGCGGCTGATCCGCCAGCGCGAGGCGGGAAAGCACCTGCCGATCGTGGCGGTGACGGCCCGCTCGGGCGAGACGGACGAGGCGCACGCGCGCGAGGCGGGCATGGACGGCTTCCTGCGCAAGCCGCTCAGCGGCGAGCAGCTGGCGGCGATGCTGGCGCGCGTGCTGCGTGCGACGGGCGACGAGGAGGATGCCGAGGCGGTTGCGGCCGGGTAG
- a CDS encoding YceI family protein yields the protein MSRARPTRWLLLLLAVPAMAAFAGTHEYRYDTVHSQIVFSIDHDGYSRPFGRLHIARGWLRLDPDDLGHAGTELDIDLAGVDMGDAGWDKAVCGHALLDCAHYREAHFVSHSVERTDADHGVLHGTLTLHGVSRPLAIPFRLNRVARTLYGLHAVAGISATASLDRTDFGITAFPNSIGHQVSVWMELEAIRDDHASNDTPAAKDTP from the coding sequence ATGTCCCGCGCGCGCCCCACACGCTGGTTGTTGCTGTTGCTGGCCGTACCGGCCATGGCCGCGTTCGCCGGCACGCACGAGTACCGCTACGACACCGTGCACAGCCAGATCGTCTTCAGCATCGACCACGACGGCTATTCGCGGCCGTTCGGGCGGCTGCACATCGCCCGCGGCTGGTTGCGCCTCGATCCGGACGACCTGGGCCATGCGGGCACGGAACTCGACATCGACCTCGCCGGCGTGGACATGGGCGACGCCGGCTGGGACAAGGCGGTCTGCGGGCACGCCCTGCTGGATTGCGCGCACTACCGCGAGGCGCATTTCGTCAGCCATTCGGTGGAACGCACCGACGCGGACCACGGCGTACTGCACGGCACGCTGACCCTGCACGGCGTGAGCCGACCGCTGGCCATTCCGTTCCGACTCAATCGCGTGGCGCGCACGCTGTACGGCCTGCACGCCGTCGCCGGCATCTCGGCCACCGCCAGCCTCGACCGCACCGACTTCGGCATCACCGCCTTTCCGAACTCGATCGGCCATCAGGTGTCGGTGTGGATGGAACTGGAAGCGATCCGCGACGACCATGCTTCCAACGACACCCCTGCCGCCAAGGACACCCCATGA
- a CDS encoding cytochrome b — MKLRSDDRHWGGIAKSFHWIVALAILGNGVFGLCMDLASNPMQKINWLALHKSIGLTVLALMLLRLAWRWPDGRPRELPAPRWQQWAARATHALLYLLALAIPVSGWWFNTVTGKPLQFFKLFNLPGLGAKDDALRHFSHAVHEYLFWFLVLVLVGHVGAALKHHVFDGDDVLRRMLPFGKLHNDKGERP, encoded by the coding sequence ATGAAGCTGCGCAGCGACGACCGCCACTGGGGCGGTATCGCCAAGTCCTTCCACTGGATCGTGGCGCTGGCCATCCTCGGCAACGGCGTGTTCGGCCTGTGCATGGACCTGGCATCGAACCCGATGCAGAAGATCAACTGGCTGGCGCTGCACAAGTCGATCGGCCTCACCGTGCTGGCACTGATGCTGCTGCGCCTGGCCTGGCGCTGGCCGGACGGCCGGCCACGCGAGCTGCCCGCGCCGCGCTGGCAGCAATGGGCCGCGCGCGCCACCCACGCGCTGCTGTACCTGCTGGCGCTGGCCATCCCGGTGAGCGGCTGGTGGTTCAACACGGTGACCGGCAAGCCTCTGCAGTTCTTCAAGCTGTTCAACCTGCCGGGCCTGGGTGCGAAGGACGATGCGCTGCGCCATTTCTCGCACGCGGTGCACGAGTACCTGTTCTGGTTCCTCGTGCTGGTGCTGGTGGGGCACGTGGGCGCTGCGCTGAAGCACCACGTGTTCGACGGCGACGACGTGCTGAGGCGGATGCTGCCGTTCGGCAAACTGCACAACGACAAGGGAGAACGCCCATGA
- a CDS encoding YceI family protein, which translates to MTKIHRLRAGLLLALALPGATLAADYTVQPASTLGFTGSFQGASFDGSFKQWHAAISYDPAQLAQSKFDVTVTTASVAVSDKDQQGALPGKDFFDVAQYPSAHFVSTGFRNVGGKVVADGQLTLRGVTKPVSLTVDFKPQGRNATLDVSGSLKRLDFGVGGGDYADTSVIGADVKVHAHLVLVAK; encoded by the coding sequence ATGACCAAGATCCACCGCCTTCGCGCCGGCCTGCTGCTGGCGCTCGCCCTGCCCGGCGCCACGCTGGCCGCCGACTACACGGTGCAGCCCGCCAGCACGCTGGGCTTCACCGGCAGCTTCCAGGGCGCGAGTTTCGACGGCAGCTTCAAGCAATGGCACGCCGCGATCAGCTACGACCCCGCCCAGCTCGCGCAGTCGAAGTTCGACGTGACCGTGACCACGGCCAGCGTCGCGGTGAGCGACAAGGATCAGCAGGGCGCGCTGCCCGGCAAGGATTTCTTCGACGTGGCGCAGTACCCCAGCGCGCACTTCGTCAGCACCGGTTTCCGCAACGTGGGTGGCAAGGTGGTCGCCGACGGCCAGCTCACCCTGCGCGGCGTGACCAAGCCGGTGAGCCTGACGGTGGATTTCAAGCCGCAGGGCAGGAACGCCACGCTTGACGTGAGCGGCTCGCTCAAGCGGCTGGACTTCGGCGTGGGCGGGGGCGACTACGCCGACACCTCGGTGATCGGTGCCGACGTGAAGGTGCACGCGCACCTGGTGCTGGTGGCGAAATAG